Proteins encoded in a region of the Epinephelus lanceolatus isolate andai-2023 chromosome 20, ASM4190304v1, whole genome shotgun sequence genome:
- the LOC117264887 gene encoding C-C chemokine receptor type 9 — translation MEEPFTTYATTYMTTGMDYGGTDPSDYPDDYGSGPTENSGFCDRSWVRRFRGQYEPPLFWIIFILGAVGNLLVVWIYTTVRNRLKTMTDVYLLNLAVADLLFLCMLPFWAVDAIKGWDFGISLCKMVSAVYKINFFSSMFLLTCISVDRYIAIVQVTKAQNLKKKRLFYSKLACLGVWFVSILLALPEFVFAQVKMPQTGQSFCTLVYWNNAYNRTKILVLSLQICMGFFLPLLIMIFCYSVIIRTLLQAKSFEKHKALRVIFAVVFVFVLSQLPYNSLLIVEATQAANTTITDCKTVIGFDVAGQVAKSLAYTHACLNPFLYVFIGVRFRQDLLRIVKMCTGGLSKGGLSKIQAVPKRPSVMSDTDTTPALSI, via the exons ATGGAGGAACCATTTACAACTTATGCAACAACATATATGACCACAGGAATGGATTATGGTGGAACT GACCCCTCTGACTACCCAGATGACTATGGTTCAGGGCCCACTGAAAACTCAGGCTTCTGTGACAGAAGCTGGGTCAGGCGGTTTCGTGGGCAGTACGAGCCACCTCTCTTCTGGATCATCTTCATCCTTGGTGCTGTTGGTAATCTGTTGGTGGTGTGGATCTACACCACTGTGCGCAACCGCCTGAAAACAATGACTGACGTGTACCTGCTGAACCTTGCCGTGGCTGACCTCCTCTTCCTGTGCATGCTGCCCTTCTGGGCTGTTGACGCCATCAAGGGCTGGGACTTTGGCATCAGTCTTTGCAAAATGGTGTCCGCTGTCTATAAAATCAACTTCTTCAGCAGCATGTTCCTGCTCACCTGCATTAGCGTGGACCGCTACATTGCCATTGTACAAGTCACCAAGGCCCAGAACCTGAAGAAAAAGAGGCTGTTCTACAGCAAACTTGCCTGCCTGGGTGTCTGGTTTGTCTCCATTCTCCTGGCCCTCCCTGAGTTTGTCTTCGCCCAGGTGAAGATGCCCCAAACTGGGCAGTCCTTCTGtactctggtctactggaaCAATGCATATAACCGGACTAAGATCCTGGTGCTGTCCTTGCAGATCTGCATGGGCTTCTTCCTTCCTCTACTGATTATGATCTTTTGTTACTCTGTCATAATTCGCACACTTCTGCAGGCCAAGAGCTTTGAAAAGCACAAGGCCCTGCGTGTCATCTTTGctgtggtgtttgtgtttgttctctCTCAGCTGCCCTACAACAGTCTGCTGATCGTGGAGGCCACGCAGGCAGCTAACACTACCATCACCGATTGCAAAACTGTAATTGGTTTTGATGTAGCTGGACAGGTTGCCAAGAGTTTGGCGTACACTCACGCCTGCCTGAACCCATTCCTGTACGTCTTCATCGGAGTTCGGTTCAGACAAGACCTCCTGAGGATTGTGAAGATGTGTACTGGCGGTCTGAGCAAAGGAGGGCTCAGTAAAATACAGGCAGTTCCCAAACGTCCCTCTGtcatgtcagacactgacaccaCCCCAGCCCTTTCCATATAA